From Ovis aries strain OAR_USU_Benz2616 breed Rambouillet chromosome 21, ARS-UI_Ramb_v3.0, whole genome shotgun sequence, a single genomic window includes:
- the TMEM126B gene encoding complex I assembly factor TMEM126B, mitochondrial isoform X1, whose product MAALGREAGDDVRVAGVVPVGAAEVPKDIKIPTYTHGQSRPSLGDAKLRKPVVIEIIEKKIECLREEKTLNIHGTLTFGTTAAFSGMLTNFIFRHRLKVTHDVLKTYASLTALPFLSTIVSYKLLVTDALCSGNISQENCVLRSSLIGIACGVLYPTALAFSKNGRLAFKYHTVPLPPKGRVLLNWLLLCHTEIKAMVIPLILQTTFGIFHGLQHYAIFESTLEKTVHED is encoded by the exons ATGGCGGCGCTCGGGCGTGAGGCTGGAGACGACGTGCGGGTGGCCGGTGTGGTACCGGTGGGAGCTGCGGAAGTGCCTAAG GACATCAAGATACCAACATACACACATGGTCAGTCCAGGCCTTCTCTAGGAGATGCAAAACTCAGAAAACCAGTAGTCATCgaaatcatagaaaaaaaaattgaatgccTTAGAGAAGAAAA GACTTTAAATATACATGGAACACTGACTTTTGGAACAACAGCTGCTTTCTCTGGAATGTTGACAAACTTCATTTTCAGACATCGCTTAAAGGTCACACATGATGTTTTGAAGACATATGCATCATTGACTGCACTTCCATTTTTGTCTACCATAGTTTCTTATAAGCTTCTTGTAACAGATGCTTTGTGTTCAG GTAACATAAGCCAGGAAAATTGTGTTCTTAGAAGCTCACTGATTGGCATAGCATGTGGTGTTTTATATCCCACTGCTTTGGCTTTTTCTAAAAATGGCCGTCTAGCATTCAA gtATCATACTGTTCCCCTGCCACCAAAAGGAAGGGTTTTACTTAACTGGCTGCTGCTTTGTCATACAGAGATAAAAGCAATGGTGATCCCTCTCATCCTTCAGACAACCTTTGGAATATTTCATGGTCTGCAGCACTATGCAATATTTGAAAGTACACTTGAGAAAACTGTACATGAAGATTAA
- the TMEM126B gene encoding complex I assembly factor TMEM126B, mitochondrial isoform X2, which yields MAALGREAGDDVRVAGVVPVGAAEVPKDIKIPTYTHGQSRPSLGDAKLRKPVVIEIIEKKIECLREEKTLNIHGTLTFGTTAAFSGMLTNFIFRHRLKVTHDVLKTYASLTALPFLSTIVSYKLLVTDALCSGNISQENCVLRSSLIGIACGVLYPTALAFSKNGRLAFKDKSNGDPSHPSDNLWNISWSAALCNI from the exons ATGGCGGCGCTCGGGCGTGAGGCTGGAGACGACGTGCGGGTGGCCGGTGTGGTACCGGTGGGAGCTGCGGAAGTGCCTAAG GACATCAAGATACCAACATACACACATGGTCAGTCCAGGCCTTCTCTAGGAGATGCAAAACTCAGAAAACCAGTAGTCATCgaaatcatagaaaaaaaaattgaatgccTTAGAGAAGAAAA GACTTTAAATATACATGGAACACTGACTTTTGGAACAACAGCTGCTTTCTCTGGAATGTTGACAAACTTCATTTTCAGACATCGCTTAAAGGTCACACATGATGTTTTGAAGACATATGCATCATTGACTGCACTTCCATTTTTGTCTACCATAGTTTCTTATAAGCTTCTTGTAACAGATGCTTTGTGTTCAG GTAACATAAGCCAGGAAAATTGTGTTCTTAGAAGCTCACTGATTGGCATAGCATGTGGTGTTTTATATCCCACTGCTTTGGCTTTTTCTAAAAATGGCCGTCTAGCATTCAA AGATAAAAGCAATGGTGATCCCTCTCATCCTTCAGACAACCTTTGGAATATTTCATGGTCTGCAGCACTATGCAATATTTGA
- the TMEM126B gene encoding complex I assembly factor TMEM126B, mitochondrial isoform X3 produces MAALGREAGDDVRVAGVVPVGAAEVPKDIKIPTYTHGQSRPSLGDAKLRKPVVIEIIEKKIECLREEKTLNIHGTLTFGTTAAFSGMLTNFIFRHRLKVTHDVLKTYASLTALPFLSTIVSYKLLVTDALCSGIILFPCHQKEGFYLTGCCFVIQR; encoded by the exons ATGGCGGCGCTCGGGCGTGAGGCTGGAGACGACGTGCGGGTGGCCGGTGTGGTACCGGTGGGAGCTGCGGAAGTGCCTAAG GACATCAAGATACCAACATACACACATGGTCAGTCCAGGCCTTCTCTAGGAGATGCAAAACTCAGAAAACCAGTAGTCATCgaaatcatagaaaaaaaaattgaatgccTTAGAGAAGAAAA GACTTTAAATATACATGGAACACTGACTTTTGGAACAACAGCTGCTTTCTCTGGAATGTTGACAAACTTCATTTTCAGACATCGCTTAAAGGTCACACATGATGTTTTGAAGACATATGCATCATTGACTGCACTTCCATTTTTGTCTACCATAGTTTCTTATAAGCTTCTTGTAACAGATGCTTTGTGTTCAG gtATCATACTGTTCCCCTGCCACCAAAAGGAAGGGTTTTACTTAACTGGCTGCTGCTTTGTCATACAGAGATAA